ACCCGCGACGAGGAAGATGATCCCGCCGACGATCGAGGCGACGAGCAGGACGGCGCCCACGATGATGCCGGCGAGCGCGATGCCGTTCTTGTAGCCGGCCTTCTTCGACTTGCTCAGCGCGACGATGCTGAGGATCAGGCCGATCAGCGACGTGCAGGTGAGGATCGACAGGACGAGGCCGACGATGCCCAGCGTCTTGCCCGGGTCGGTCGCGGCGGGAGCCGCGGCGCCGTACCCCTGGGGGGCGGGTGCCTGGGGTGCGCCGTACTGAGGTGCCTGCGGCGCGCCGGCGGCAGGTGCGCCGTACTGGGGAGCCTGGGGGGCCTGGCCTGCGGCCGGGTCCTGGGGCGCGCCGTTCGGGTCGGGCTTTCCGTAGGGGTTCTGCTCGGGGTTGGACATGTCACTCCTTGTGGGACGGGCGGGGATCGGGGCCAAGTATGGCGTGCCTGGTGACCAGGGACAACGGTCGCCCGCATCGTGTCGGGAGCGACGCCGTCGAGCGCTGCGGGTTGTGAAGGTCTCGTGGCGTCGGCGATCTGCTCGTGGACAAACCTACGCTTGCGTAGGTTGTGCGGGTACTGTCGGTCACGTTCGCGACGAAACCACCGTTGGATGTGCTGCCCTCGGGCGCCGCGTCTACGACCACGAGAGGCCCACCCTTGACGCTCGACGCCACCGCTCCTGGTCGCACGCAGTCCCCGCGTGAACGCCAGGTCAGCGAGTTCACCGCCCTCACCCGCACCGTCCAGGAGCTCGGCCTCATGCGCCGTCGCTACGGGTACTACTGGACCAAGTTCGCCGTCCTGCTCACGCTGCTCGCCGCGACCGGGGTCGCGTTCGTCCTCATCGGCGAGTCCTGGTGGCAGATGGGCATCGCCGCGCTGCTCGCGGTGCTCCTCACGCAGACGGCGTTCCTCGGCCACGACGCCGCGCACCGTCAGATCTTCCGGT
This region of Oerskovia jenensis genomic DNA includes:
- a CDS encoding DUF4190 domain-containing protein; the protein is MSNPEQNPYGKPDPNGAPQDPAAGQAPQAPQYGAPAAGAPQAPQYGAPQAPAPQGYGAAAPAATDPGKTLGIVGLVLSILTCTSLIGLILSIVALSKSKKAGYKNGIALAGIIVGAVLLVASIVGGIIFLVAGGALVNDLLEACQNVPSGETVVWQGENVVCP